One genomic region from Leishmania panamensis strain MHOM/PA/94/PSC-1 chromosome 10 sequence encodes:
- a CDS encoding glycosyl hydrolase-like protein, putative (TriTrypDB/GeneDB-style sysID: LpmP.10.1180) encodes MGSPAPYSAPKEPRECMMVAKRKEFERTKVVQEATFITFKGLGTHDVYNCCVPFRINGVCHVFGRTERRNEWVRSFVRLFRQTGHDEYTLVEHAMQWQLEDPFIVKVRGEMLFGGVRVTKDHGKVSGYMCDFYRGTIDDLHYFTSGPQNMKDIRLVELADGRIGIFSHHKTHTTCTTGFITIDSLDNLCSQIIDAAKPIDHTLFGDAWGGVNQPYLLSTGKIGCISHHGYLDKDVNGEVINVYCITSFVYDPLTNKCFEYKILGTKSCFPECPAKAPKLMDCAFASGIVMRDDGKCDLYSGVGDTRQGRMVIEYPFEGYGSIVDNVDF; translated from the coding sequence ATGGGCTCTCCAGCGCCATATTCTGCGCCCAAAGAGCCGAGAGAATGCATGATGGTGGCGAAACGTAAAGAATTTGAGCGGACAAAGGTGGTTCAGGAGGCCACCTTCATTACATTCAAAGGACTAGGCACACACGACGTATACAACTGCTGCGTTCCTTTTAGGATCAATGGTGTCTGCCACGTATTTGGGCGCACCGAGCGTCGGAACGAGTGGGTCAGGTCTTTTGTTCGCCTATTCCGCCAGACCGGACACGATGAGTACACCCTTGTGGAGCACGCAATGCAGTGGCAACTGGAAGACCCGTTTATTGTGAAGGTCCGAGGTGAGATGCTTTTCGGCGGTGTTCGTGTCACTAAAGACCACGGAAAAGTGTCTGGCTATATGTGTGATTTCTATCGTGGCACAATAGACGACCTGCACTACTTCACTTCTGGTCCCCAAAATATGAAGGATATTCGTCTTGTTGAACTGGCGGACGGGAGGATTGGCATTTTTTCCCACCACAAAACTCACACAACTTGCACAACTGGTTTCATTACTATTGATTCGCTTGACAACCTTTGCTCGCAGATCATCGACGCTGCAAAGCCGATTGACCACACGCTCTTTGGTGACGCATGGGGTGGTGTCAACCAGCCGTACCTCCTGTCGACAGGTAAAATCGGCTGTATTTCTCACCACGGCTATCTCGACAAAGACGTGAATGGCGAGGTAATTAACGTGTACTGCATCACGTCTTTCGTGTATGATCCGCTGACGAACAAGTGCTTTGAGTACAAGATACTCGGCACGAAAAGTTGCTTCCCGGAGTGTCCGGCTAAGGCACCGAAGCTGATGGACTGTGCGTTCGCCTCCGGGATTGTTATGCGTGACGATGGTAAATGCGACCTCTACAGTGGTGTGGGCGACACGCGGCAGGGCCGTATGGTGATTGAATACCCGTTTGAGGGGTACGGGTCCATCGTAGACAATGTCGACTTTTGA